CCTCGTACCGGGCGGGGGTGAAGATCAGCCACGGCACGCCCGACAGCTCCCCCGCCAGCTCCTGGGTGAACGGCCGCCCGCTGGGCGTCGGCACGATGACGACCGGCGCCCCCGCCCCCGGCTCCCCCGACGCCAGCACGGCGTCCAGCGCCTCGCCCCACGGCTCGGGCTTCATCACCATGCCGGGCCCACCGCCGTAGGGGGTGTCGTCGACGGTGTGGTGCCGGTCGCGCGCCCACCCGCGCAGGTCGTGCACCCGCACGTCCAGCCGACCGCGGGCGCGCGCCTTCCCGACCAGCGAGACGTTGAGCGGCTCCAGGTACTCGGGGAAGATCGTGACGACGTCCAGCCTCATGCCCCGGCGTCCCCCTCTTGATCGTCCCGATCGTCCCGATCGTCCTGATCGCCGTCGAGCAGGCCGGGGGGCGGGGTGACGACCACCCGGCGCGCGGCGAGGTCGATGTCGGGAACGATCTCCGTGACGAACGGGATCAGCGCCTCGCCCCCGGTCTCCCGCTCGACGATCAGCAGGTCCTGGCCGGGCAGGTGCGCGATCTCGGCGACGGAACCGACGCGGGCGCCGTCCCCGGTCACCACGTCGAGGCCGACGAGTTGGTGGTCGTAGAACTCCTCGGGGTCGTCCGGCAGTTCCTCCGGATCGACCTCGGCGATCAGCAGGGTGTTGCGCAGCGCCTCGGCGGCGGTGCGGTCGGCCACGCCGACGAAGCGCAGCAGCAGCCGACCGCTGTGCACCCGGCCGTCGGCCACGGTGAGCGGGCCGGTCTCCGGTGGGTCCGTGGCCAGGATGGCGCCGGGCGCCAGCCGCACCTCCGGTTCGTCGGTGCGGACCTCGACGGAGACCTCACCCTTGATGCCATGGGCACGGCCGATGCGCGCGACGACGAGTTGCACTGTGCTTTCCGCTTTCCGTTGCATCCATGACGGACGACGAGGGCCGTGGGCGGCGATCGCCGTCCACGGCCCTCGAATTGCTGTATCGACGGCGCCCTCAGCGGACCTCGTCCACGTCGACCAGATCGACGCGGATGCCTTTGCCCCCGAGCGCACCGACGACCGTGCGCAGCGAACGCGCGGTGCGGCCGTTGCGACCGATCACCTTGCCGAGGTCATCGGGGTGCACCCGGACTTCGAGAATCCGCCCGCGGCGCAGCGTGCGCGAGGCGACCTGGACCTCATCGGGGTGATCGACGATGCCCTTCACCAAGTGTTCCAGGGCCTCTTCGAGCATCCTCAGCCCTCGGTCGACTCGGCCGGGGCCTCGGCGGCCTCGGCGTCAGCCTTCTTCTCGGCCTTCTTCGCCTTCGGAGTGATGGCCTCGCCCCTCGGCTCGCCACCCGTCTCCTTGGCCGCGGCCTCGAAGAGGATGCGCTTGTCCGGCTTCGGCTCGGGGAACTTCATGGGCGGCGGGGCGGGCTGGCCCTTGAACTTCTGCCAGTCGCCGGTCACCTTGAGGATCGCCATGACGGGCTCGGTCGGCTGTGCGCCGACACCCAGCCAGTACTGCACGCGCTCCGAGTCGACCTCGATGCGGGAGGGGTTCTGCACCGGGTGGTACAGACCGAGCTCCTCGATGGCGCGGCCGTCCCGGCGGGTGCGGGAGTCGGCGACGACGATGCGGTAGTGCGGCGACCGGATCTTGCCCAGTCGCTTCAGCTTGATCTTGACTGCCACGGGTGTGGTGTCTCCTGCGTCTTGACGTGGTGGACCGCCGCGGCTGACCGCGTGGGGCTGCGGCGCCGGAGGTCCGATGGACGCGCCAGCCGGAGGAGAGAGGGTCCTGTGCGACTGCCGAGTTCAACCGCCTATTCTGCCACAGCCCGTCAGGAGGAAGCCG
Above is a window of Streptomyces sp. NBC_01803 DNA encoding:
- the rimM gene encoding ribosome maturation factor RimM (Essential for efficient processing of 16S rRNA) gives rise to the protein MQLVVARIGRAHGIKGEVSVEVRTDEPEVRLAPGAILATDPPETGPLTVADGRVHSGRLLLRFVGVADRTAAEALRNTLLIAEVDPEELPDDPEEFYDHQLVGLDVVTGDGARVGSVAEIAHLPGQDLLIVERETGGEALIPFVTEIVPDIDLAARRVVVTPPPGLLDGDQDDRDDRDDQEGDAGA
- a CDS encoding RNA-binding protein; translated protein: MLEEALEHLVKGIVDHPDEVQVASRTLRRGRILEVRVHPDDLGKVIGRNGRTARSLRTVVGALGGKGIRVDLVDVDEVR
- the rpsP gene encoding 30S ribosomal protein S16, translating into MAVKIKLKRLGKIRSPHYRIVVADSRTRRDGRAIEELGLYHPVQNPSRIEVDSERVQYWLGVGAQPTEPVMAILKVTGDWQKFKGQPAPPPMKFPEPKPDKRILFEAAAKETGGEPRGEAITPKAKKAEKKADAEAAEAPAESTEG